The Centropristis striata isolate RG_2023a ecotype Rhode Island chromosome 1, C.striata_1.0, whole genome shotgun sequence nucleotide sequence aaatgcattattatttttaaaaatttcatgttataactcGGCCCGAAAAGTATAACTgtctgctaaatgtagtggagtaaaaagtacaatatgtgcctctaaaattgtacttaagtatagtaaCTGAATAAATGTACTACTTAGGAGTCCAGGAATTGCTTTTACCTTAACGCTTTGgatgttttgctgttttcagGGTATTCCAGGTACAGACGGGCTCCCAGGTGAACTGGGCAAAGTTGGAGCACCTGTgagtaaaattattattttaattatttaagtttGTCATGTTTACATTCACTTTACCAATCAATCTATTTATAAACGTCCTAAAGGATTAATCAAAAGAacagaagataaaaataaaattacacttatAATCATTGAGGCTGCATTAAGATGAATATTATTCATATATGCTGCATTAATATAAACTCTTTTATCTCTTTACAGGGAGCGAGAGGCAAGAGAGGTCCAGTGGGTCTTCCTGGCCCTGCAGGGCCGCGGGTAAATATCACAACTTCTTCTGTTAAAccctgaataaatgaatgatttaaAGTTTATTTCAGCTCAACAcctgttgtatttttttccagggTCCTCCTGGAGTGTATCAAGGCGAGGACCTGGTAAGTTTGATCCTAAAGTACAATCATCTACAACCGGTCAATTAAATTGCTTTCtgtctttataaaatacaactACTCTGCTAACTGCAAGAATGAGGACAATTCGAGCCGATTTCAGgaagaaaatattaatatgaaacagaataaaactagaaaactagaAACAGTACTACAAGAATTTGCATATTTAGGCAATTCTCTGATCTCGTCCTTTAAAGGACATTTTTGGTAAATATTAGTATTGTTTTGTCGTAACCAGaggctgtaaaaaaagaagtggatgtaagTAGGCAGACATGGTGTCTTTTAGTTCTCCGTCAGATTCATCCTCTCTTCCAAGCAGTGGGAAGAagcattcagatcctttactgcagtaaaagttcTAATATCACAccgtgaaattactccactacaagtaaaagtcctgcattcaaatccaagtatcagcatcaaaatgtacttaaagtatcaaaagtaaaagtactcgttctgcatttattattgtaattttattatttttggtccAATTATATGAGAAGCATTTTACTTTATCAAGGTAGGGCTCAGTTTAATATACTGCTATGTGGTTAAATTtgtaaacatgcataatcatgTCAATTTGGTcaagtttttatgttaaatcttgacctggacagtaactaaagctgtcagcttaatatagtggagtaaaaagtacaatatttacctctaaaatgtagtcgagtagaagtataaatttaTATATAGCAACCATGTccacttttatacagtctgtggacaatagaggtggggggaaaatcaatagcatagtatcgcaatatgtTGCGCGACAATGTCATATCGATTCATGATagcaagtatcgatatttagtgtttcAACGGCCAGCGGACCGTCAGTATTTTCgtcaatttagttttttccggAGGCCATAGCAAGCTCACTTTTAGGATACACtgaagaagaaatagaagatgtatggaatctataggcaccatatGCGTCAGGACATCgagtcgggaagttgtcgaaaataatgctgcaaagttcggctttttttatgttacattccaaaaaattcagagcactgaagcttgttgtttttgaaagtttgataaaatgctgcagttgatgtcgtccatacatgtttgatatcagttcagttcagtttgactgaatacttagttggtcagtctgtgggtttgactctcattgtggagaaagactggaaaaagactgaagtgagatgaatagactgagaattttctcttattggacttgattgaatttaatattgtgtacacaaaatgcagttaaacagtcaaAATCGCAATATGTtttatcgcaatactcaccatatcacaaaatgcttaaaatctcaataatatcgtatcgtgactcaagtatcgggataaaatcgtatggTGGGGCTGATACGCTGAGTCACACCTCTAATGGATAGACAGGCCGTTCTCACTCCCAACTGAGACGTTTTGTCATGGCCCCCGGCGTCTGATACTGATGCACAAAACATCCTTTTGCATCCGTACAACACACAGTGAGCTTTCCATTGGCCATGGTGTAAATCCATTTGCAGCAATAATAGATGCCTTGAGTAAATTATATGAATATTGTGTGAAGGTCTGATGAGACGAGCGGGAGTCTGTCATTTATAGGTTAATTAGTTCTATAATGTTGCTTAAATAACTTAACTCAAACTtcctcaacataaaaaaaacaacatttgtttGTCCATTAACTCTTAATGCAAGCTTCAGGGGGTCACTGGACAGTGGAGCCCCCTGGTGGTGGGGCTCTTCCATGACCTCAAATAggctgttgtgtttttcagtgtcccAACGCCTGCCCCTCCGGCCTGCACGGACATCCTGGTCTCCCCGGCATGAAGGTGAGGGAAATCTGacagattttgctgatatttatttttttgttcaatgcattttacagataagtGTAACTTATTGttcctacctgtctgtctaaCTGTCTGCAGGGCCACAAAGGAATTAAAGGAGAATCTGGTGAGCCAGGAAGACAAGGACACAAGGTAACATGCTTTCCTCTCACACTGTGCAGCTTCTTTGATTTATTCCTGCAACAGataacatgcaaacacattttttaattgaatgacCGATGGACAACTGACACTGAGCCCAACATCGTGATTTAAAAGCCCCACACCTACATCTATATATCATGTATTCAATGGTACACAGGCTGATATTGCAACTGCAGCTGAAGGTGCACACTCTGGCTGTTACTTCAAGGGATCTAAAGtagaaaataaacattcaaaaacacacttatttttAACAGATTACTGTGTTTATGCTCTGTGTATTCATTCTGCTCATACTCATAAGAATTAATAAGATTACTACCCAATCCCAATGGTGGATTTAGCCCATAAAGTGGGTTTTGTGCCCTTATGAGTGGTAGTTTGGATCACATGCACTGATTATATCATCAGCATTAGTGACAGAGAAACTGGAAGCATTCTGCAAGTTGACATGACTAACTTGACAGATGCTCGTTAAGGGAGCACAGCTACTGAAATATACAATAAAAGacagcaaaaaatgtaaatataatgcatgcatttcatgtcatttttagGGGCTGAACAAACTGTTTCTGAAGGCCACAGGGACTCTGATATGtgcacaaatgaaaaatgttgcCTATTAAACTCTTAAAACTCACTAGAGCTTATAACAGAGGAACTGTAAGGTTAAAATACAtgtatgaggcttcatttgaaaggtcACAGCTTCTAGTTTCTACAACTGTAGAAAAACTGAAACCACATAAGTTCAAAATACCTATAAGTACCTGAGTATTAAGAggttaaataaagttgttttatgacaagttgtgttttgtgctcaagtacaaccctgattccagaaAAAATGCTCGGTAAAagcgtaaataaaaacagaatgcataaaaatcagaattaaaaagataagtttaaacataaattatagtgtatttgtacagttttcagttgaataaATGTCATAAAGATTTGCAAATGATAATATTTCGAGATATTACAGTAGAACTTGACTTACATTCTCTTGCAGGGAGAGGAGGGCGATCTGGGGCTGCCGGGTGAAGTCGGAGCTCAAGGACTACCAGTAAAATATTTCACCATTCTCTCTCAACACACTGTCACAATAACAGTTTTCTCCAAGTGCCTcaaaaacatattaacatgggacatttgtgtctcttctccTCTATCCGCTGAGTAATTTTAGGGCCCAGGTGGAGCAAGAGGCCTCCCAGGAATACTTGGCTCCAAAGGCGACAGGGTAAGacgtctctctcacacacacacacacacacacacacacacacactgcagaagaCTTTCATGGAAAAATTGCATAAAGTTTGACAACAAGGTAACAGAGGACATGAAAAACACAgcttacatatacacacacacacacacacacacacacacacacacacacacactgaaaaatgGCTGATTATTAAATGTCCAATCAGGACAAAACACAAAGGCCAAGTCCTTCTGCTTCCagcaaagacattttaaaataaaagctcataaaagtcattaaacaaatcaaatctcTAACATTTTGAAAGACAAATCCCTTTTTTGTATCTGCATTGTCTGCactgaaatgacaaaaatacacacctCTTTTCATTGAGGTTGAGTGTGTATATTGACATATATTGACTACATGTGTATctctaaattgaaaaaaaaggatgttaaaaatgaattcaacTTTTACTGACTTTAACTTCTGTCTCCACAAACAGGGACCTCGAGGAAAACCAGGTGATGTGGGTCCTCAGGGAATCCAGGGAGGGCCGGTGAGTGAAgtgtctttctctttttctgatcTGTTGAACCCCTTCCGTGTTATTTAGACATTAAtactaattaaattaaatgaaaataatttttagGGCGATCCTGGTCAAAGAGGAGCCATCGGTGAGATGGGGCCGGCAGGAGTTCAGGTAAGACACACACGGTGACACAGTTTAGCAGCTGTTGACTTTAACtatttcttctcttctgctgcATTTGcttcttttgtgttgttttcctcTGTTTGGATCAACTGGGTATATGGCAtagtgatatataaataaagttgatctattttgatttgataaacTAATACAGATctttatatatatcctttatttaaccaggtaaaagcctcactgagattaaaaaaaatctcttttcaaaGAGAGACCTgcccaagaaagcagcataaaaagagacaagttacaatattaaacacagttatcataaacaattagaTACAAATAGGCCTACAGCCTTCACAgcaacactgaaggagcctcagtagccgacttataaggagcagtcacactgaccaagggaagccatttctttgtcctttagaatcgatttgAATTCAACGATTGTGATCAGTTCAGAAAGTTTCCTTTTGcaaattgttccatgataaaggggcgtaactaaaagctttcttacctaactcagttctcactcttggcaccagcatctggACAATATTTTGAGAGCGTAGACCACATTGAGTTTGGTTTCAACAAATGTATGTACACAGGTATgagggaagcagcccaagaatacatttatagataaaaactaaccaatgagactgCCTGCAAACATACAAAGATGGCATTTCAGCCGTGGCATATGAAGTACAATGATGTGTGCGATTTCCAAAGCCAGGAATGAAATGCAGAGCACGATAAACACAGTCCAACTTCTTAAGGCTCTAAATAGTTGCATTCATAGatctttgtgtttgctgccttcAAATCTTGACTTCAGAGAACTTCAACATAATTGTCTTCGGTGTCAAAGTTTCTTTGGTTTCTCTTTCAAATATgtcatttaatgtgttaaaatgtcCTCCTTTGTTCCTCTGTAGGGAGATCGAGGTCCAGCTGGAATCAGAGGAGTGCCAGGGCCAAAAGGAGAGCCTGTGAGCAACACTTAATCTTATCTATTAATCAATAAATCGAACAAATGTCCCGCTTTTTCCTCTACATATGTCCAACTTGTCCCAATTGCAGCTACATAAACAAATTTCCTACAACACATCTAACTACCTTTTTACTTCCAAAACAACCCGATGGGTCATttttaaaagcagcaaattGTGACAAATATTTACGTTTATCCGAGgcggcgacctctagtggccggaATATATTACGACAGTTTAAAGTGCGACAAAGTCCGCATATGGTTGAGGTCAGGAAGGATGTTGAAGTCAAACAAACATGAGATAGATACTCTATATCTCATGTTTAACTTATTCATCCTCCCTGACTTTATCCATGTGCAGACTTTTTTGCTCTTAATACCGTCATATACACTCACAAGCAAGACACGATCATAACGACTCAACGAAGACATTTTTTGAGGAGAagttactgaaaaaaaactctATCCACATGTCGAAATGATTGTAATGATCTCAGACCACTGCCAATTAAGATGTTGCCTCCAAAGGTACGTTTTTAGGACCTCCTtcactgtttgttgttgtaggAAACTTTTCTGAGCTgcgctgccctctagtggatatatatttatataacatcAATGTAGAGGATGCATGGAGATAGAAGGTGGGAACAAATAACCTGTGTGGTCACATGTGTTGGGAAATGTACAATATTCTATAttatatgctgttttttttaaagctttaaagctTTTTTAAGATGCTTGCAGCCAATTGAATCATTCTTAATTTTAAGTAAGACAAGCAAGACACATTCTATAATAATCTGTGTAAACCATTTATCTTTCTTGTCAACAGGGCCTCGCTGGTCCAGATGGCCGTGAGGGAATTCCCGGGCTTCCAGCGACCAAGGTaacaaaagtcttttttttatgctACAGAACTATTTTTGATTGAGAAATGTGCCGGCTGCAGCCTGAATCTAAAGAaaagtttttcttgttttttaggGTCTTCCAGGGAAAAATGGGGCTCCAGGTGATGCTGGCCTTCAAGGACTTCCTGTAAGTGAGACCTCTGACCCAGAAGCATCCCTTTAGCATCATTAACAGTGTGAGATTTTTAACATTTGATACAATTTTTCTTATCTAGGGTTTGCCTGGTGCTTATGGCCAAAAAGGACACGCTGGTGCAGTGgtatgagtattttttttatcgagTAATAACCAATGTTTCTACTTCTGCTATTAATAGTGGTGCCATATCTAGATTTGGTTAAATAAAGTGCACTGTTTTCCCTTTTTGTCACCAGGGTGTCACAGGTGATCCAGGTGTTGTTGGACTGATGGGGTCTCCAGGGAAACAAGTAAGTTTAAAGCAGCATCTGTTGTTTtacaataaagttattttaatcGTAAAGAGTAAATATGTAAAAGCACATTAAACAACCATCCAAACACCAATTTAGTTTTTGCTTTGAAGGTATTTTAAAAAACGAGAAATGTTGTTAACAAGTGAAATAATCAATTAAGCTTCATATGAAGATTTTTGGAACTTTGATAATTATTTGATTCAATGTCTTGTTTGTTTCCAGGGCGAGCGTGGCGAGCAGGGAGAAGTGGGACCCCCCGGACCCAGAGGAGGACCAGTAAGTCGAATGCATCTCACTACATTTCACTTAAAGCTGCAAAATAACCGCTGCCGTCGAATTggcagaaaaataatatatcATGTCTTTACCTAACCACTTCTTCTTGACCTCATGACATAGGACAGTGAAATTAGACTACAGAAAGAAGATGAACCACAAAAAGTGCATCTTAGATACATTGCCCCATGCATTCTTACTGTGTTGTTTCATGCAGGCTGCATTAACGCAGATAACCTGGTAAATTATATATTACTTCATTACTAAggttgaaattgaatttttttttaaaggaatataTGTTACCAGtcacaaaagtgaaacaaaacgGCTGTCACATTGAGAACATCCATATAAGATAGGCCTTCAAGTCTCCCACTGTACAAATCATTCTCCAATTGTTTTCATGAATGGCTAAATCaagatttgactttttcttttgccTCTTCAGGGATCACGAGGAGAGAGAGGACTTGGCGGGCCTTCAGGAATGCCAGGTCCCAGGGTAAGACCTGGAAGAGAGTCTGACTAATATCAGGGATACAGTATCACCAAACACCACATTtgcttccacattggcttcatttttcagaccCAGATGGTTGCTGCATGATTTACAGGCAGACAAACTCACAACCACTTGACCTCCATGCCACAGCTAAAAGACTAGTCTTTACTTGGTCCATTGATACCTCCTGCACAGTTGTATGATAAGTGTGAGGGGCAAGGGTAACTAACACCACTGAAACTGGAACTCTCTGCTGAGACCAATGATGATTCCTACAACAAAAGTTTAGCAATGATATTTAAATCCGTTGAGAAGTCTGTGAATCCATTTGGAGACGATAATAAAACACTCCCATTGCCATGCATGAAACCCAACACCCAAGTTCTCACACATATATTTTACCTCCATGCCAAATTCCAGCCTCCTCGGGCAAAAAGTGTCGCCCATAGGGACCCTTTTAATTTTGTGACATATAGAGCTGCTGTTTGCcgcaaaaaataatcaatttaaCTCATACTAACTAAGTTTTTGTAATGCCAGACTGCAAGACATGTCCTCAATCCATTGACTAGAATCAGGTctctttaatctcataaactcaTGTTTGGCTTGTGACAATTAGGCCACGTTACTGGAAAAATTTTCAGGGTATATaggtaataaataaagacacatgCTAATACTCGATCACAGGTGCATGCTGTGCACACTTGATTTGAAGTTGcaacaaataaagtttgactttaaTCTATTGCACTGAAGAACTTCTCAGAAAAAAAGGTGTGGCCCCAGTACACAACCCTGAGGTACTCCAAACATTAGTTTTCAGTCATGCTTCTTGGTGttaaattatgaattatgtTATGTTTAAAGAAAACTGCATAAAGAAAGGACTAGTAATACTGCTGCATACTGAAGAAGTGCCCTTGGATGACCCCATGGCagttaaatatgatttttttaaaagcccacTAGAGtgtccttaaatggagaaattgGGATGAAGTGCCTTCTAGTATTACGAAGACGTGATGCACTGCCATATAGGCTGATACATGCAAGAAAACCTCCTGTGCATTGGGTTGTATGGGctggaaaatgtctaatcatACACAggcattttaagtaaaatgaagtCTGCAAACAGAAAATGTGGGATAAATTCTCACTCCCTGTTGCTATAGTTGTCACACGGCAAAAACAAACCTGTACCTCACCACTGCATATAATTATCATATGCAATCCTAAATGTCAGATCTTTATACAAAGTGTTTACTGGTTTGAACTAATTAAACCTGAGAGGAAAACAAGAGGATTATGGGAACAGTGTTATGGGATAAGAAGGGAGCATGAGCGGATCTAGAAACAGTAAGATAGAAGAAGATATATTTTGATGAAGTCCAAAACATAGTAATCTCCTAGACGTGATTGACATTTCAGAGCCAGCTGaacctctctgctctgtgctgctgcGGCTGCAAACCTCGCTTCTATCAAACTGAGAGATCAGGTCCCTGAAATACAAAGCGAGCAATCCATGTCCATAAACACTATCTCCTATCCGGAACGTATTATTCGACACGAGGATCATTCACTAAGATAAACCTCGTATCTGGGAACTGAAGCCTTGTGCCATGCTTTTATTAAAGCGTGGCAGGTCTTTATGAACTTCTGTCCCTGCAGTTAATTCTCTAATGCTCCGGTGAGTGGGCATGAATGGCCTCTTGTTGCAGAAATCCGAAGGTCCAAGGGGGGTTTTTCTCTGCAGCTCAGGGGGGATTCAGGGCAGGAAAGGAAATCGAGAAGCCCTGAAAGAGCTCTCTGTTCCCCAGGAATGCCTGAAACCCGCCGGCCCACTGTACACCACAATCAGTACCAACACACACCCAGAAACATGTGAGGGAGGGCAGACGGTTGGGGGGTCTGCAGAGCCTTCCAGCCTCTGCACCACTCAGATGATGTGAAGCtggaaatgtttgtgttttttctgtggatATGGTTCAGGTTCAGGTGGGGGAGGTGACTTTTCTAAGCTTCACACAGCCGTTCTGGTGTTATGATTGTGAGTGtgtatttaactgtttaatttgtgtgtgtgtgtgtgtgtgtgtgttttgacagGGAGGCAAAGGGGACCCGGGCCTTCCTGGACTTCCTGGCCCGGCTGGTTATCGTGGACAGAAAGGCGACAGGgtgagagacacaaaatgatgtatgatatatgcacaaaataactttaaaagtgaaaaaaatctggGTACATTAATGCATCTTTATTTAGTTCTGTATCATAAACTTGTTTTCAAAATGAAGCACAGCTCAGGTCATATAAATACAGTCTGGTTCAAACACCATAAACTGATGTTATAGTGTTATTTTTGCTGATTAGAActgtaaaaggtcaaatttggGAGGGAATTTGTTGTCATAAACTGTCCTAAGACCATAGACGCTAACAGAACAAGTCATGCATGTTCTGTCACATGTCAGTAGATAAGAttgtatataatacaatatatataaatgtaatttaagttCTTTAATTCAACCCAATGGAAGTTTTCTGGAGCAGCTGAATGTGTACAGAACCTGATTAAAGGTTCAGCAGGCTGTGACAAActaaaagtgtaaaacaataacaaaataagtcatttttatatccTGTAAGTGTCCCGATGTGATGTAATGCAAGGTTTTTAATCAAAAGAATTATCTtggtttttttaatgaaacttaaCCATGTAGTATCTTTTATCACCCAAATCCAATCATGTAGTTCCATTTTTTACCTAAATTTAAGAATGTGGTTTCTTTTTCCATAATCTAATCACACAGgtttttccttttaaatgtaACCATGTAGTTTGTTTTTCCCACTAAATCAAACCTAAATCCTAAATTAAAGCATGTAGTTATTTGTTTTCCTAAATGTTACCTtgcatcccccccccccccccccccccaaatctAACTATCTAGTTTCCTTTTTCCCCCTAAATCTAATCTTTAGTTTTGTATAAATCTAAATTTAAGCATACAGTTTCTGCCCCCCCTCGCCTAAATCTAATTATGTAGTTAGTTTTTCCCCCTACATCTAACCAcatagtcttttttttcctccatagATCTAATCATCAAGTTACTGTTCTCTCCTAAatatcaagcatgtaatttatacaattttcctttttttaagaaACTAAATAATCTAATGCATTTTCCCCCCTAAATCTAAGCATGTCATTTCTATTATTCCTAAATATAAgcatgtaaattatttttttctctgaatttAACCATGTAGTTTCTTTGTTTCCCCTAAATCAGAtgatgttgtttcttttttatctaaatACAATCATGTAATTTACCTTTTTCCCCCTAAATCTAACCAcatagtcttttttttcctccatagATCTAATCATCAAGTTACTGTTCTCTCCTAAatatcaagcatgtaatttatacaattttcctttttttaagaaACTAAATAATCTAATTCATTTTCCCCCCTAAATCTAAGCATGTCATTTCTATTATTCCTAAATATAAgcatgtaaattatttttttctctgaatttAACCATGTAGTTTCTTTGTTTCCCCTAAATCAGATGATGTTGTTTCTTATTTATCTAAATACAATCATGTAATTTACCTTTTTCCCCCTAAATCTAACCACAtaggcttttttaaatataaaactcaTCATCTAGTTTACTTTTTCCCCCTAAATTTAAACATTCAGCTTTCCCCCCCCTAAATTAAAGCATATAGTTTCTTTTCCCCCTTAAATATAACCAAGAAGCgaagaaaaaattaataaaatctaATCATGTAGTAACATTTTCCAAAACTTAGCCTGAACCTGATTTTTactcatttataaaataaaaattaaatcagaCTGAACAAGGCAGCCATAAAAAGTAATTGCtttattattctattaattTACAGATGCAACAGGTTTATTTGTTAGATAATTAGATAATGAAACActcattgtgttgtttttttcctcagggTGCAGTTGGCCAAGATGGCCCAAAGGGAGACCAGGTATACGTTGTAATATTACACCTGCTGTTAAACCTCAGATTGCAGTGTGTTGAGTCGGAGCATATTAAATGCCAAAAATCTgtcatgcatttttatttcagggAGCTGCAGGTGCTGAAGGAACACCAGGAGAAGTCGGAGACCTGGTGAGTGACGGATGGCTAATACACCAGCTTTTCACTGCAGCATTAAAAAGAAATCAgtgtaaaaccacaaaaaaatatgtaaaataaacagGAATCGTCAAGTGTTTGGTTATAAGGAATCATAATTTCTTTGTATCTGAGTGACATGGCTTGCAAGAAAGCTGTCAAATAATAAGATATGAGATACTATATATAGGCTAAGAAATAGAAAAAGTCTGGCACTAGgatatgaaaaatgtaataatttatgtgtcttttcctCTGCAGGGTGATCAAGGAGAACCAGGAGAGAAAGGATCGGTAAGTCCACCTGAACAAAGCATCAAAACACTGCTGCTGACTGAATCATTCTCACAAAGTCTTTGTTTTTTCGTGAACTAGTCTTTGTAATTTTAAGTGTCTACCTGCTGTTGATTACAGACAGGCCCTCCAGGAGAGACGGGGAATAAAGGACCTGAGGGCAGCCGGGGACAGCAGGGGAAGGAGGGCAAGGAGGGCCAGCTGGGACCCCGCGGCATGCAGGGCGACATGGGGGTGCCGGGCCTGCCGGGTGGGCAGGGACCAGCGGTGAGACCATTTAACTATTCTCTGACAGCTTTCTGCTAAATTGGGAACACTTATTGTGACACTTGTAAAACTATGAAAATAGAGCTGGTGTTCTAAAAAATCCTTCAAaagggaatttttttttcattatttaccaGAAATTACAGCATGTTTCAGGAGTGTTTATCAATTAAGCATTTGTTTTatggaattaaataaataaagtttgctgAGGCAGCATCTAAGGatcggctgtggctcagttggtagagaggtcgtcttctgatcggaaggttggtggttcgctCCCcgagtatccttgagcaagatactgaactccaaattgctcccgatgctgcgttcatcggtgtgtgaatgaattcccaatggtggcaggtggcacctgtgtgggtgaatgagcactttataagtgcaccccatttacatttacataaaagtGGCTCATCATTATGTATAATCTTTGTTTGTTCAGGGAAAAACACCAACAGATACTCACATCAAGCAAGTGTGCATGAGGGTAATGCAAGGTAAGTGTTTGTCAGCTTCTTACCAAACTTTCTCTTCTAAATGTTCGACCTTTGTGCTACTTTATAGTGAAGAGATagaaagcacatttaaaagcgtctaaatataaatgtcaaaCATGTCCTCCTGTGTCTGTCACAGAGCAGCTGGCCCAGCTAGCAGCCAGCCTGAGCAGGCCTGAGTCCGGCATCTCTGGCCTACCCGGTCCCCCCGGCCCCCCTGGACCCCCAGGTCCCTCCGGAGAGAACGGTTTCCCCGGACACGCAGGGTCACGAGGCCTGCCCGGTCTGAAGGGACCGGCTGGGCTGATGGGCCGCAAAGGAATCAAAGGTCAGACTTAGCATATGCCACTAGAAGGTTGTTGGAGTgtttgaccccccccccccccccccaaaaaaaataataataataataattttgcgGAAAAGGTTTAACTGGGCTGAGGTACAAAAGTTGTTGTATCGATAAAAGCAGCAAAGTGCAACTGATTTAGTGAATAATGATAACAGATATGAAGCTTCTGTAAGATTAAAAGCCTCCTCAGCACTCCGAATACATCTGATGTAACCTTCATCACAATAATACATGAAACAAACAGATATTTCATATT carries:
- the col9a1a gene encoding collagen, type IX, alpha 1a gives rise to the protein MKIIPSGGVSDRGETDRWTVREPRLIWEKGTFRVFLGPGKTMALSGICRKSLLVILLQIVLICSAQRGPVGPRGPQGPPGAAGVPGVDGIDGDRGDDSTVTGGPGADGDNGKDGAAGAAGLPGADGPVGPPGDPGAVGPKGPKGDTGPRGPSGEPGVGPDGLDGIPGTDGLPGELGKVGAPGARGKRGPVGLPGPAGPRGPPGVYQGEDLCPNACPSGLHGHPGLPGMKGHKGIKGESGEPGRQGHKGEEGDLGLPGEVGAQGLPGPGGARGLPGILGSKGDRGPRGKPGDVGPQGIQGGPGDPGQRGAIGEMGPAGVQGDRGPAGIRGVPGPKGEPGLAGPDGREGIPGLPATKGLPGKNGAPGDAGLQGLPGLPGAYGQKGHAGAVGVTGDPGVVGLMGSPGKQGERGEQGEVGPPGPRGGPGSRGERGLGGPSGMPGPRGGKGDPGLPGLPGPAGYRGQKGDRGAVGQDGPKGDQGAAGAEGTPGEVGDLGDQGEPGEKGSGKTPTDTHIKQVCMRVMQEQLAQLAASLSRPESGISGLPGPPGPPGPPGPSGENGFPGHAGSRGLPGLKGPAGLMGRKGIKGDQGDRGDRGPTARGPKGDPGAPGLPGNPGRPAYGKDGRDGERGPRGATGLHGVPGPPGPAGMNGYCESSQCVLPMVASPVSAKDSGMKGPSDM